A window of the Candidatus Bathyarchaeia archaeon genome harbors these coding sequences:
- a CDS encoding ubiquinone/menaquinone biosynthesis methyltransferase, whose amino-acid sequence MSLRSMFTSVASRYDLLNRILTFGLDDVWRKTCAGECISKGVVIDLCCGTGKLAQNIQKRLPPQACLLGLDFNKAMLNKAVQETRSRVTFIVADAAYLPFVDASVDRVAISFSFRNLVFRNPKAMTHVKEIARTLREKGRFACIETSQPDSRMIQILFHLYCKKVVPLVGWLVSKRKAPYRYLGASAADFLSAREINALLLKAGFHKVSFKDKTLGTIALHVAVKEARARTKR is encoded by the coding sequence ATGTCGCTCAGATCCATGTTTACCAGTGTTGCTTCAAGATACGACTTACTTAATCGCATTCTAACCTTTGGCCTTGACGACGTCTGGCGCAAAACATGCGCAGGAGAATGCATCTCTAAAGGCGTGGTGATCGACCTGTGTTGCGGAACTGGCAAACTAGCCCAAAACATCCAAAAGCGTCTACCTCCGCAAGCCTGTTTGCTTGGACTCGACTTCAACAAAGCTATGCTCAATAAAGCTGTTCAGGAGACCAGATCGAGGGTGACTTTCATAGTCGCGGACGCCGCCTACCTGCCATTCGTAGACGCAAGTGTCGACCGAGTTGCCATATCATTCTCTTTCCGTAACCTAGTATTTAGGAACCCAAAAGCTATGACCCATGTTAAGGAGATTGCTAGAACCCTAAGAGAAAAAGGCAGATTTGCCTGCATCGAAACCAGCCAGCCCGATTCCCGCATGATCCAAATACTCTTTCATCTGTACTGTAAGAAAGTGGTGCCTTTGGTTGGTTGGCTTGTCTCCAAACGCAAAGCCCCCTACAGATACTTGGGAGCCTCTGCTGCAGACTTCCTATCAGCTAGGGAGATCAACGCCCTTTTGCTGAAGGCAGGATTCCACAAAGTGTCTTTTAAGGACAAGACTTTGGGCACGATTGCATTACACGTCGCCGTAAAGGAAGCCAGAGCACGCACAAAGCGATGA